Proteins encoded in a region of the Planococcus citri chromosome 1, ihPlaCitr1.1, whole genome shotgun sequence genome:
- the LOC135833494 gene encoding uncharacterized protein LOC135833494 isoform X1, with amino-acid sequence MDIYRYVRWDGSQYSYNIRMLENPNHPINRSGNSDRNNDDHSHELPGIPSHSYYINDVDVRLIDEPIDRRSDFEDLSYYFDNVDLNDADFGVISSMHPYRAPSCQWCGEAFEEHQEVVRNETCSHCYHRMCVRDMTERRTPQGNRVVMQARCQNRNCGANVVRQRYHSLNFRYEVPRNVCTIARHRQQITTLEASVTQSQVNNGILRERNTTLQREVDDLRSQLRNQDPNPVDEMRAIQAAMAADNPPINLQRQAAINEANEMMDEVERLIEADIPVNNPAAAERIVDDVILINEEGFELERIDTEESDGGEQGDIEPPRAMLIPTDGNNELQPPVIPASAAINEAAADHAPVVADNAPVVADNDAVAPVAANDSEPADNNVNLPVDANNEIAADNESDLNNYDIPARSADNRQPPAPVPNPIAVAVGLIPRQHPRDPRPPPRVSLPLGFHDLRPDYYHQRDDFVNAVLRERAIAEARYLPQAAEHNVVRNAEPPQGAAQLMDDEDAPGEDIRDEREIRLYDGGEDGHQMQRGVFPNRRTNIMANLHRAGYQPHGRIDRNLRYEFIHQSNQMYSALFTSWSPDNRQPITSIFFNGYWVIGDGLAHGVAREPLRRNAVLKNRWDRSRVAGSFLSARRLIHNIENHILNVPPFILLSMGVHDLAMETELNARLNTQALIEFLLRQNVRQILILPLIIAPRRPDAEVRTEYRDWMRRVLPALDRERVQYLDFIEPIVDRVQPYHEDMPGIIYAHPFVHYDVMMALIHLFDPDDD; translated from the exons ATGGACATATACCGATATGTACGATGGGATGGATCCCAGTATTCATATAACATACGCATGCTCGAAAATCCAAACCATCCCATCAATCGAAGTGGAAATTCTGATCGAAACAATGATGACCATTCTCACGAATTACCTGGCATACCATCGCATTCTTATTATATAAATGATGTTGATGTTCGATTAATTGACGAACCTATCGATCGACGTTctgattttgaagatttgtcCTATTATTTCGATAACGTTGACCTAAACGACGCTGATTTTGGTGTTATTTCCAGTATGCATCCCTACCGTGCACCATCTTGTCAATGGTGCGGTGAAGCGTTCGAGGAGCATCAGGAGGTGGTCAGGAATGAGACATGCTCTCATTGTTACCACCGAATGTGCGTCCGAGATATGACTGAGCGTAGGACTCCTCAGGGAAATAGAGTCGTTATGCAGGCACGATGTCAAAACAGAAACTGTGGAGCAAACGTCGTGAGGCAACGCTACCATTCGTTAAATTTTCGATATGAGGTCCCACGTAACGTTTGTACGATCGCTCGCCACCGTCAACAGATTACTACGCTTGAAGCTTCAGTAACGCAATCCCAAGTAAATAACGGGATTTTACGCGAACGTAACACGACCCTCCAGCGCGAAGTTGATGATTTACGAAGCCAACTTCGCAATCAAG ATCCGAATCCGGTCGACGAAATGCGCGCCATACAAGCCGCTATGGCAGCTGATAATCCGCCGATAAATCTCCAGCGACAAGCTGCGATCAACGAAGCTAACGAAATGATGGACGAGGTAGAGCGTTTAATTGAAGCAGACATTCCCGTAAATAACCCTGCAGCCGCCGAAAGAATCGTTGATGACGTAATACTCATCAACGAGGAAGGTTTCGAACTCGAACGTATCGATACCGAAGAATCCGACGGAG GCGAACAAGGTGACATTGAACCACCTCGTGCAATGTTAATCCCAACCGACGGCAACAACGAATTACAGCCACCGGTGATACCAGCCTCGGCTGCAATCAACGAAGCTGCCGCCGATCACGCTCCAGTCGTTGCTGATAACGCTCCAGTCGTCGCTGACAACGATGCCGTAGCACCAGTCGCCGCTAACGATTCCGAACCTGCCGACAATAATGTAAATTTACCAGTCGATGCTAACAACGAAATAGCTGCGGACAACGAGTCGGATCTCAACAATTATGATATTCCAGCTCGCTCAGCTGACAATCGACAACCGCCAGCGCCCGTCCCAAATCCGATCGCCGTAGCTGTCGGGCTAATTCCCCGTCAACATCCGAGGGACCCAAGACCGCCGCCACGTGTATCATTACCTCTGGGTTTTCACGATTTGCGTCCGGATTATTACCATCAACGCGACGACTTTGTAAACGCAGTATTACGCGAACGAGCTATAGCCGAAGCACGATATCTACCTCAGGCTGCTGAACACAACGTCGTACGTAATGCTGAACCACCGCAAGGTGCGGCTCAGCTGATGGACGATGAAGACGCGCCTGGTGAGGATATCCGCGATGAAAGAGAGATCCGGTTATACGATGGAGGCGAAGATGGTCATCAAATGCAAAGAGGAGTCTTTCCGAACCGCCGTACTAACATCATGGCGAATTTGCATCGTGCCGGATACCAACCGCACGGCCGAATTGATCGAAATCTTCGCTATGAATTTATTCATCAGTCGAATCAGATGTACTCCGCTCTCTTCACCTCCTGGTCACCTGACAACCGTCAGCCCATCACCAGTATCTTTTTTAACGGATACTGGGTCATCGGCGATGGGCTGGCGCACGGTGTCGCCAGGGAGCCCTTACGTCGGAATGCGGTACTGAAGAATCGTTGGGACCGGTCGAGGGTAGCAGGGAGTTTTTTGTCGGCGAGAAGACTCATtcataatattgaaaatcataTCCTGAATGTGCCTCCCTTCATCCTCCTCAGCATGGGCGTACACGATCTTGCGATGGAAACTGAGCTCAACGCTCGATTAAATACTCAGGCACTAATCGAATTCCTGCTGCGTcaaaacgttcgccaaatattgATACTTCCGCTAATAATTGCGCCGCGACGTCCGGATGCTGAGGTGCGAACAGAGTACCGTGATTGGATGAGACGCGTTCTACCGGCATTGGACCGAGAGCGTGTTCAATACTTGGACTTTATTGAGCCGATTGTGGACCGGGTCCAGCCTTATCATGAGGACATGCCCGGTATAATTTATGCCCATCCCTTCGTCCATTACGACGTGATGATGGCATTAATCCACCTGTTCGACCCTGACGACGATTAA
- the LOC135833494 gene encoding uncharacterized protein LOC135833494 isoform X2, with protein sequence MHPYRAPSCQWCGEAFEEHQEVVRNETCSHCYHRMCVRDMTERRTPQGNRVVMQARCQNRNCGANVVRQRYHSLNFRYEVPRNVCTIARHRQQITTLEASVTQSQVNNGILRERNTTLQREVDDLRSQLRNQDPNPVDEMRAIQAAMAADNPPINLQRQAAINEANEMMDEVERLIEADIPVNNPAAAERIVDDVILINEEGFELERIDTEESDGGEQGDIEPPRAMLIPTDGNNELQPPVIPASAAINEAAADHAPVVADNAPVVADNDAVAPVAANDSEPADNNVNLPVDANNEIAADNESDLNNYDIPARSADNRQPPAPVPNPIAVAVGLIPRQHPRDPRPPPRVSLPLGFHDLRPDYYHQRDDFVNAVLRERAIAEARYLPQAAEHNVVRNAEPPQGAAQLMDDEDAPGEDIRDEREIRLYDGGEDGHQMQRGVFPNRRTNIMANLHRAGYQPHGRIDRNLRYEFIHQSNQMYSALFTSWSPDNRQPITSIFFNGYWVIGDGLAHGVAREPLRRNAVLKNRWDRSRVAGSFLSARRLIHNIENHILNVPPFILLSMGVHDLAMETELNARLNTQALIEFLLRQNVRQILILPLIIAPRRPDAEVRTEYRDWMRRVLPALDRERVQYLDFIEPIVDRVQPYHEDMPGIIYAHPFVHYDVMMALIHLFDPDDD encoded by the exons ATGCATCCCTACCGTGCACCATCTTGTCAATGGTGCGGTGAAGCGTTCGAGGAGCATCAGGAGGTGGTCAGGAATGAGACATGCTCTCATTGTTACCACCGAATGTGCGTCCGAGATATGACTGAGCGTAGGACTCCTCAGGGAAATAGAGTCGTTATGCAGGCACGATGTCAAAACAGAAACTGTGGAGCAAACGTCGTGAGGCAACGCTACCATTCGTTAAATTTTCGATATGAGGTCCCACGTAACGTTTGTACGATCGCTCGCCACCGTCAACAGATTACTACGCTTGAAGCTTCAGTAACGCAATCCCAAGTAAATAACGGGATTTTACGCGAACGTAACACGACCCTCCAGCGCGAAGTTGATGATTTACGAAGCCAACTTCGCAATCAAG ATCCGAATCCGGTCGACGAAATGCGCGCCATACAAGCCGCTATGGCAGCTGATAATCCGCCGATAAATCTCCAGCGACAAGCTGCGATCAACGAAGCTAACGAAATGATGGACGAGGTAGAGCGTTTAATTGAAGCAGACATTCCCGTAAATAACCCTGCAGCCGCCGAAAGAATCGTTGATGACGTAATACTCATCAACGAGGAAGGTTTCGAACTCGAACGTATCGATACCGAAGAATCCGACGGAG GCGAACAAGGTGACATTGAACCACCTCGTGCAATGTTAATCCCAACCGACGGCAACAACGAATTACAGCCACCGGTGATACCAGCCTCGGCTGCAATCAACGAAGCTGCCGCCGATCACGCTCCAGTCGTTGCTGATAACGCTCCAGTCGTCGCTGACAACGATGCCGTAGCACCAGTCGCCGCTAACGATTCCGAACCTGCCGACAATAATGTAAATTTACCAGTCGATGCTAACAACGAAATAGCTGCGGACAACGAGTCGGATCTCAACAATTATGATATTCCAGCTCGCTCAGCTGACAATCGACAACCGCCAGCGCCCGTCCCAAATCCGATCGCCGTAGCTGTCGGGCTAATTCCCCGTCAACATCCGAGGGACCCAAGACCGCCGCCACGTGTATCATTACCTCTGGGTTTTCACGATTTGCGTCCGGATTATTACCATCAACGCGACGACTTTGTAAACGCAGTATTACGCGAACGAGCTATAGCCGAAGCACGATATCTACCTCAGGCTGCTGAACACAACGTCGTACGTAATGCTGAACCACCGCAAGGTGCGGCTCAGCTGATGGACGATGAAGACGCGCCTGGTGAGGATATCCGCGATGAAAGAGAGATCCGGTTATACGATGGAGGCGAAGATGGTCATCAAATGCAAAGAGGAGTCTTTCCGAACCGCCGTACTAACATCATGGCGAATTTGCATCGTGCCGGATACCAACCGCACGGCCGAATTGATCGAAATCTTCGCTATGAATTTATTCATCAGTCGAATCAGATGTACTCCGCTCTCTTCACCTCCTGGTCACCTGACAACCGTCAGCCCATCACCAGTATCTTTTTTAACGGATACTGGGTCATCGGCGATGGGCTGGCGCACGGTGTCGCCAGGGAGCCCTTACGTCGGAATGCGGTACTGAAGAATCGTTGGGACCGGTCGAGGGTAGCAGGGAGTTTTTTGTCGGCGAGAAGACTCATtcataatattgaaaatcataTCCTGAATGTGCCTCCCTTCATCCTCCTCAGCATGGGCGTACACGATCTTGCGATGGAAACTGAGCTCAACGCTCGATTAAATACTCAGGCACTAATCGAATTCCTGCTGCGTcaaaacgttcgccaaatattgATACTTCCGCTAATAATTGCGCCGCGACGTCCGGATGCTGAGGTGCGAACAGAGTACCGTGATTGGATGAGACGCGTTCTACCGGCATTGGACCGAGAGCGTGTTCAATACTTGGACTTTATTGAGCCGATTGTGGACCGGGTCCAGCCTTATCATGAGGACATGCCCGGTATAATTTATGCCCATCCCTTCGTCCATTACGACGTGATGATGGCATTAATCCACCTGTTCGACCCTGACGACGATTAA
- the LOC135833495 gene encoding uncharacterized protein LOC135833495: MLTVIMDSQESTPISACEENSSTNEHEGFIKKLSTKFNYDYHTFWDKIPKAKVMIQNQSTIVTASKDLVAGLFLKKKCNEIMSLALDLSFYVKQTPTETSFVYEKVSPFVSSSLHEKNDHSAEVMIDLSPKGWYDQWINKTGSQISNGFKQRFLDVFNKPENEATISFLGPWLATVLLRLEKHHPSHVANKITKLFKHADITTHLNRSVIFLDNTSMEEWELLLKRFSKVSLDKQKRNALYRAMLEIKKENENICGILNFTTLQTFFLGGMTLVTLIEKLYDTIAHSCTNLAEMLELLEIETLDTKESWRTYVEFKVLMNTFSKDERYFTCYARAFDSEVFEDLTYAKNMKLCNRLAVLDDIAVHPQVSRYSVSNIGPAYKQLISNRKNVELLTNDDFRFCHNAAENASLKSAMEGGFVCDFVVKCSKERAQEQQKIADEALKNAQFEQMLADKYRSFAEEEEKKFRCLESMGIEQTAFAQIVKWDEISKNKAPWKPPKFGFGSLKLEEKSEGTDTKDASSKTYEPDFNFSDDESSEAFVLELPQLGEQERNFDKADQADAEDVVDFKLGLSEPEEQEEKLDNADSNDSLSAMFAEWEEISKNKAPLEPYEFDLTLL, translated from the coding sequence ATGCTTACAGTGATAATGGATAGCCAGGAAAGCACACCCATCTCCGCCTGCGAAGAAAACTCTTCAACTAATGAACATGAAGGATTCATCAAAAAGTTATCCACGAAATTCAACTACGATTATCACACCTTCTGGGACAAAATACCAAAAGCGAAAGTAATGATCCAAAATCAGTCAACGATCGTAACAGCTAGCAAAGATCTAGTCGCCGGATTgttcttgaaaaagaaatgtaaCGAGATCATGTCGCTTGCTTTGGACTTGTCGTTTTATGTGAAACAAACACCAACTGAAACTTCTTTCGTTTACGAGAAAGTATCGCCGTTTGTTTCCTCATCTCTGCATGAAAAAAACGATCATTCCGCTGAAGTAATGATCGATCTTTCGCCTAAAGGATGGTACGATCAATGGATAAATAAAACAGGGTCCCAGATCTCAAATGGCTTCAAACAACGATTTCTGGATGTATTCAACAAACCTGAAAACGAAGCCACTATATCTTTCCTAGGACCGTGGTTGGCTACAGTTCTTTTAAGACTGGAAAAACATCATCCATCTCACGTTGCcaacaaaatcacaaaactttttaaacatGCAGATATCACAACTCACCTAAATCGAAGCGTTATTTTTCTAGATAACACATCGATGGAAGAATGGGAACTTTTGTTGAAGAGGTTTTCGAAAGTATCTCTCGACAAACAGAAGAGAAATGCTCTTTATCGAGCTATGCTTGAAATTAAAAAGGAAAACGAGAACATTTGTGGAATACTGAATTTTACTACTCTACAAACCTTTTTCTTGGGCGGAATGACACTGGTAACGCTTATAGAAAAACTTTACGATACTATCGCACACAGCTGTACAAACTTAGCGGAAATGTTGGAGttacttgaaattgaaaccCTGGATACAAAGGAGTCATGGCGGACGTACGTCGAGTTCAAAGTACTCatgaatactttttcaaaagatgaaagATATTTTACGTGTTATGCTCGAGCCTTCGATTCCGAAGTATTCGAAGATTTGACCTATGCCAAGAATATGAAACTTTGCAATCGTTTAGCTGTATTGGATGATATAGCCGTGCATCCCCAAGTCAGTCGATATTCTGTTTCAAATATCGGTCCTGCCTACAAACAACTCATTTCCAACAGGAAGAACGTCGAGTTGCTGACGAATGATGATTTCAGGTTCTGTCACAATGCTGCAGAGAATGCCAGTTTGAAAAGCGCGATGGAGGGGGGTTTTGTTTGTGATTTCGTCGTTAAATGTTCTAAAGAAAGAGCACaagaacaacaaaaaattgcagacGAAGCGTTGAAAAATGCGCAATTTGAGCAGATGCTTGCTGACAAATATCGTTCGTTTGccgaagaagaggaaaaaaagtttcgatgtTTGGAAAGTATGGGAATAGAACAAACAGCGTTTGCTCAAATCGTTAAATGggatgaaatttcgaaaaataaagcTCCATGGAAACCGcctaaatttggatttggatctCTCAAACTCGAAGAAAAGTCTGAGGGTACTGATACAAAAGATGCTTCATCAAAAACATATGAacctgattttaatttttccgaCGATGAATCATCAGAAGCATTTGTATTGGAATTGCCTCAACTCGGAGAACAAGAACGGAATTTCGACAAAGCAGATCAAGCAGATGCAGAGGACGTAGTTGATTTCAAATTAGGCCTGTCCGAACCTGAAGAACAGGAAGAAAAGTTAGATAATGCAGATTCGAATGATTCTTTATCTGCTATGTTCGCTGAATGGgaagaaatatcgaaaaataaagcTCCATTAGAGCCATATGAATTTGATTTAACGTtgctttga